attttttttttccattttcgcatctttctattttttttttattgttcttgctctttagcttgttgttgttcttgttgttgttttcttctttgagTTAGTGAAGATACACACACCACCTTTCGAAACAtacaacaaggaagaggagaattaatGTGACAAATATGTGTCTGTACCACATTTTCTGAAGTACTGACGGAGAATAATACGTTTTTCAACCTGAACGAGACAATAGAGTGTGTTGCGAAATCAAATACGAAGGAGAAATACGAGacaagaacaggagaaggagaaagtaagaaaataggaggaataaatcataaaaatatatatatatatatatatatatatatatatatatatatatatatatatatatatatatatatatatatatatatatatggcatgATTACGAAAGACTACCATATTTTGAGTGTCTGAATATATTCCTTTACATTACACAATGCATGTCCCCTTATAATATTATCTCacgtttctttgtttctatagCGCCATTGTGTACATCCACTCATTCTTGCGTAGTTCTATATATGTAGGCTCAACttttatttgtgtacgatatTCCCTGTGTGTAGTACGATGGCTGTCAGGAGGAAGTATGATGACGTTACTTAACTAGGCGTATTACCTTTTATTAGCTATTTCATCGTTACCTGGCTCACCTGTGCAGGCCGCCAGGTGTTCTATGTGTACTTGTACATACTGAGACGCCCCCGTGGAGGTTAAATATaagttctttttctcctttttttaagcGTGAATGGAATTTTTACATAGGCCTGAGTGAGTTGTACAGCTGCCCCTTTGTATCTATAAAGCCTcatagaaaaatagacagatataaatatattatagtatatatagatatatagatatatatattttccatgctgaagtattgtagtaatgataataatggtgtctgtgtctgttttgcTGTATATTCATTATAGttgctattactttttttcttttatgatgtgtgtgtgtgtgtgtgtgtgtgtgtgagagagagagagagagagagagagagagagagagagatgcgtacgCGTGACAtgccagtttgtgtgtgtgtgaaagagagagagagatgcgtacgCGTGacacgcctgtgtgtgtgtgtgtggaggcaagACGCGCATGTTTCGCCCGTCACCTCTGAAGTGTGACCGACTGCCGCACCTCATTCGTGCACCTGTCACCTGAACGTATTACATATTGCATTTTGTTTTGCCAGATTTTGTAGCTCTGCTTTTTTCCACCATGACACAGACGGAGAGAACTTTGAGtcatggttttttttattatttgttattcatgTATTACTTTATTaagaaatgtgtttttttttctattgtatgtTCATTTTTCTGTTATCACTTTTcgtattaattttcattcatttctctcctagGATTTATTTTCTGATGTACATATCTTGAGTAAGCttgtaatgctttttttttattctatttatacaagtattccctttatttattcattaattgtaTATTATCTTTTTGATAAGCAATGGACACAAAACAATACAACGCTGCTGAAGGAATCTTGCAACCACACTGTATTTACAAAGATATTTTATATGTATAAGTTTCAAATGAACTTTTATTTAACCCTTGTGACAAAACGGTGGTGTGCAGGAGTGGGAATGCtggagtggggaggagggatggtggGATGTGGGAAAGCCGTGGTGGGAATAGTCTGGGATGAGGAAGGTATGGTGGAGGtggaaagtgagaagaaaagttacctccatattttcatctctggTTTCatgtgtattatcattattgttatacgtatcttatttgtgttcttcctccttttctcagatttctttttctttgttttccttccctatgTACACTTTTCATTACATGCATCCTTcccacttcctccctcttccaatTGTTGCACTATATCTAATACTACTAACAACTAATACAGCAATAGAGtctttctacttattttcttatgcacAAATCTTCTCTATAACATTTTCTTGTCTGTTTCTTACTTGCCAACATTgcttcccttcactcactcatcgAATTATTGCAACATTTTCTTATTAACACGGTAATGgagtttatgtattcatttatatatatttcagttacatttctctctttcctttcttcctctggtttgtgtgtattttttgtgtaCATATCATTTCATAGTACTTCATACATTATGGCAACATTTTCATATCAAAAATGTAATTAATGATATATTTCTACTTATACTTCACCTATATTTCCCTGGTCTGCGTGTCTGCATTTCATTAGTTTTCCTCAAGAAAGTTCATTAATCCTTAGCAAGACTGCATGGACAAAATATTGAATAGACCGGAAGTTAGAGTATGATAATAGAAACACATGAAGCCTTGAACGGTTGGATCGctcattttgtttttaatgaTGCTTCTCAAAATTAGACTCTTAAGTCGTCACTAGGCCTGCTTATGAACCTTGCAACAAGCCATCGTCACAATTAAAGTAATGGATATTTTAGACATAGATAACAGAATCATAGTTGcaaagcggcgccatatgaccctcgctgttgcggcgcctgaattaaaatccatccatagTTGCAAAACTTATTCTATTTGGTTCTATGTAAGTATTCTTTAAGTTTTTGGTCGCGTAGTCAAGCCTGTGTGAGTGTCGTGTGAGGGATAGATAACGAAGCTGTTATCGTTGGTTTAACCTACTGGCACGCTTCAAGACTGTTCTGAAACAATTTTTTGCCGCATTCCGCAATTATTTTCAGAACGCTGTGAAGTGATACGAGtttttaagacttttttttctatagttcTAGTTACAATTTAATATATCTTCATTATTTAAGTGAGAAACATTTTTAAGAATCTGGCTCATCAATTCTGAGATCTTTAAAAGCATTCGTGATGATGATAGCGAAGTTTTTGGGAATATGATCTTCACTAGGGCTgggagaaataatgagagaCGGGAAGTACGACAGTTGCAGTACATAtatggaataaaaacaaaagatgcaGTACAGATACAGTACTAAAGGCAAATGCAAAGCCAATTTCTAAcatgtaaacaaaagaaaaaaagtgaaatagagaTTCATTAATGACAAATGCCTGCTAAGAGAGACCggatagaatgaaataaaggtgtAAAGCTACATGAATACAACAAAACATAGAGCAAAAGGACATAAGATGTATggtagagaaaggaataaagataaaggaaaaaactaaTCTTTTACATGATATCCATtgcgaaggagaaaaaaaaaatagtgtttgaTTAACCATTTTGAGGCCTCACTATCTTTGCACCAAAATAGGATTGTTAAAAATCTCCATCAAAGGGATTATTTCAAATTAATTCCTgcaatttttattcattctttcctctcatctagGTTACTCGTTATTTTCTTGTAATTCAATCATGaactaatttttttctatcaaagAGTCAGATGAACAGCACGCGGTCggcctctctttctgtcttacaATGAACTTTTGAAATTAATGCCAAtcaattaattttgttttaaatTTTACGTAatgatttacttattcattcattcatttatctatctattacacTGTCTTcccatgtatctatttatctacatatctatcgattttttttttttttattatttattcacttcatttctatttatatatcattatcataatcaagaaacacacaaagcTGCAGTAGTTGAAGCAGTGATGAGCTCAGACCCACTAGTGGCGGCGATGAGTGGACGCCTAAGCTGTACGAAGCTTCACCAATGTGAAACAGCGACGGTTCGATGTGTTCGACGAGCTCCTCTGGGAAGGACGCGCTGGCAGTCACCACCTGGAGGGCAACCTAACAGGATAAGAAGGACTCGTTACCATCTCGTGTTCGTATTAAATGTTCTATTGTATGATTGGTTCATGTAGACAGTTAGGTGTTATGTTCGTGTACAATATCGTTCTGTGATCCTTATAAGTGAAAGGTTTTGTGATTCGGCGGTACTGTGACAGGTTTGTGGAGTGCATCGCGGCGGTGGTGCAGCCAGCGTTGGATCAGGTTGCTGTCGAGGGTAACCAAGGAAACCGGACAGGATGTGTGCTATGGGAGGCCATGGCTCGCAGGAGCTACCTGACGGGCCGAAGATACGGGAGCCGACCTTCTTGGAGGAGCTGTGCCAGATGGGACATCTCTTCGACACCATGCTGACCGGGTACGCGCTGCGGCTGAGGACTCCGCACCGCATCACGCGCGAGGAGATGTTGAAGGCCATGTTCCATCTACGTAGGTAtgtcggggcggggcggggcggagcaggtcagttcagttcagttcgtGGAGGAcggtttttttttgtaagataaTTGACCAAAGGCAAAAATTATTTGAAAAAGCCCACGGAGGTGCTGGATCCCGAATAGGGTCAAGAGTTGGCTAAATGTGTGGGGTAAAtcgtaaatgtcttgaaaccttccagTGACTGATAaatgtgtgcatgcgtgcgtgtttGGTGACAGGCGAGGAGTGTAATCCTGCGGATAAATGTGCGCTAAAGTGTTTAGtcgcagggagggaggagatatTTCTGTGAGGAGACTATAAAGACAGGTTATGACTGCGTCATATTCTTATTGGCAAGCTTTTCTATGCGAGTCTCCTAACACGGGTGAATTATTTGATGCAGGCCTAGTTCCGGCGAGAGGATTCCAGTCAAGAACAGTGAAGCCAATTTAGCTGGTGTCTACCATTGTGATCGCGCTATTTTCTAAGTATCACAGCTGAAATTTCCCGTTAGTGTTTCACATTGCAGGGCCTTATTGCATGACTCCTGTACAGTAGGAATATTTTTCGTTGCAATAATTTTAGTATCTAAATATTTCCTGTTGGATTCCACATTTACGCATTTTCATTTTAGACTGCACATTCGTAAGCTACATTCGATCTTGCCGGAATAGACATCTTTGATGGATTATGTAGTGTGTAATGTGTTTTGCATCGCTTCCACCAGACAGGTGCCTTGCCTCCGTATGGCCTTCTCGGGCACTGGAAGGGACATGTGGATACAGGAGGCGTCGAGTGAAAATTTGGACCTAGAGGTGAGTGTTCCCTGAACGTTGTGCTCTGAATCTAGTGACTTCTACGGATTTAGATTAGTCTTAAAAATTTATTTAAACAGATGTGAAATATTTTTGATCATAGAAGTCTACTTTGGCCCATTACAGTTCTGATGTTCAGATCCTTACATTTTTTCAAGACCTCGCTGTCTTGTGAAATCTCTCGCTCTTGCCCTGGCCAGCCTCGTCACTCTAACGAAGATGCTCGCTGCAGATGGTGGAGCATGACTCGGTTGACGAGGTGATGGCAGTGATGTCCCGGTACCGATACGTATCCCGCACTGGGCCGCTGTGGTGCGTCAAGGTGCTAGTAGGATACCCTCCCAACCGTGCTCCTGTGATGCCTGCTGAGAATCTCCCTCGACCAGACACTGGTCTGGGCACGCCTTCCCCTGAAGACCAGGACCAGCAGCCACGCCCCGGTGGTGATGGGTTCGGATGCGAACCGCTCATGCCTGGTGATATCATCGCCGTGCCTCTGAACAATCCCCATCGCTGCTTCATCTTACCCCCTGCTGCCCTGGGCCAAGATGTGCAGTACAACCCGATGATGCCCGAAGGAGGTCAGATTCAGGACGCATTTCCTCCATACGCCCCGGACTACGCCCCACCCCCAAACTTCGTCCCGCCCCCAGACGGCGTCCCGCCCCCCGACGGCGTCCCGCCCCCGACGGCGTCCCGCCCCCCGACGGCGTCCCGCCCCCCGACGGCGTCCCGCCCCCCGACGGCGTCCCACCCCCGATCTACGCTCCTGATTACGCCCCACCCCTGAACTATGACCCGGATTACGCGGTTGTCTACAGGGAAGAAAGGGCAGAGGCAGTCTTTCACGGGGAGGGAGAAGTGGTGGCGGCAGACTACAGGGAAGGGTCACCGGCACCGGCACCTGACTAtatggatgaaggaggaggagcggttGGCTACGACGGCCAACACCAATATCATCGCCAGCCAGGAGCAAGAGCAGCAGCTCCATATTCAGCAGCACCTCCATCTCCAGCAGCTACAGAtcgatgatgaagaggaggcctatggcagtggcagtggcaatggcaatggtagtggcagtggtagtggcagagATGGCGCTAGGATGTCCCCTGCAAACGACAGTCCAGATGTGCTCCCCGTAGAGGTTGACCCATACCGGCCTGACAGAATGGCAGATGCCCTAGCCAGGGAACCACGCCCACCTCCCGCCTCCAATCTCTCTGCTTCCGCCGCTGTACCCCGCGTGCGCCACATGAGTGGACAGGCGTTTCTGCCACCGGCAGCAAGAGCACAAGCAGGTGCAACTAAACCAAGGGAAGAGAAACGCCATGGCAGCGTGCAGGGTGAGGTTGACATAGAGCAGAGGAAAACTGGTGAGCAGAGGAAAACTGGTGCTTCTGCCGCGGCCCCAGCCACTGCTGTTCCCAAAGAGCTTGGGTCTGCGCGTTCTTCATTCATTGGTACTTCGAACTCGGGGTCTCCAGCCTTCATGGACACtaccccctcttctctctcctcctccccacctcggGGTATCTCTCATGTTGCGGGGCAAGTCTCCACCGCTGGCGGAGGAGCTGTCAGCTCCGGCAACAAccttggtgctggtgctgctagtGCCACTggtgctgccactgctgctgccagtggTGCTGTCACTACTgtcggtggtggcgttggtggttcTGTGGTCTCCAACCCCGTCGGTGAGACGGTAGGCGGTGCTGTTTCCTTGGACAATCCCGTCGGTGAATCTGCCGGTGGTAACGTCGGTGGTGTTGCCGCTGACGACCCAATCACTAGTTCTGTCAACCCTCTCGGTGAGGCCATTGGTGGTTCTGTCATCCCCGGCTGCGAGTCTGCGAGTGGTTCTGGCAGCTCAGACCACCTTTTCGGTGAGAATGTCGGTTCTGGCAGCTCGGATAACCCTATTGGTGAGGCTGTTGGTTCTTCTGGTAACTCAGATAACCCTGTTGGTGAGGGTGTGGGTGGTTCTGCCAATTCTGATAACCCTGTCGGTGAGGCCGTTGGTGGTGCTGCCGCCAATTCGGACAACCCAGTTGGTGAGGCGATCGGTGGTTCTGTCAGCCCTTTAGGTGATGTAGGTAATGTAGTCCAGGCACAAGTCGACGATGGAAGCTTCGACGGTATCACCAATGTGGTAGTTGGCTTCCACCAAGGTATTGCCGACGGACACACCGCTATGAGGATTCTTGGCCGTCTGGTTAAGTTGCTGAACGACGTCATTATGGATGTAGAGATTAATGACTCGGTGCCCCTAGAAGGAAACTTAGAAGACCTATACAAGGAACTGCTTCAGCCAAGAATAGAGCTTctgagagacgataatttgcacGAGATGATGTTTGAGAAAATGAGAGCGAGGGAAAAGTGGGAGTCCTGCATGAAGTGCGTTTTTGGCGAGATTGCtggaggaggtggcggaggCAGGAGGCCACATTATTACCCTTGTTACCACGTGCTCAGCCTGGACGCTGCGACCACCACGCAATTTCTCGAAAAGTGCGTGAATGAGAACGTAGGGCTGCGGGCAGCGTTCAGTGCCATTGTAAACATCTCCCTGATGGACATCCTTACTGCAAGGGACGTCATCAAAGACACGTACAAGTTCTTCAGCAGCCATGCAATCAACATTCGTCGCTTTTCTAATGGTCTCAATGACAAGGATGTCAATGGCTGCTTGTTTGCTCCCGTGCACATTCGCACCCCAACGCCTCGCCACGCCGCTGACAACTTCTGGGAATTTGTGCGTCGTATACACCATGACTTGAACGAGGTTCTGGATACAGACCAGGCGCTGAAGGAGCTAGCAGTGATGGAGCTAAACCCGCCAGGACAAAGAGAATACGACATGTTGTTCATGGAGCCCTTGCCGCAAATGAAAGACTACTTCACCTACCTGCTGGGGGACATCACTGAGAAGCTGACGGATGAGCAAGGTCCGAATGTAATGGTGGAGTTCGTGGAGGCCACAATGTCCCGCCACAAGTTGGGATACGCTTGCTGCCACGTGCTGCACATCTTCCAGGAAAGTCTGTGCATTACGTTGAATTATTCAACCAGGTACCTAACCGAGGAATTGGGGAAGGAATACATGTCCAACATTTACCGTCGCCTTTATGAAGTCATCTGAGAGAAGGGTCTTGTAGCCAAGATTGTAGGTGTTGTGTGGGGACTTTTGATCTGCCCGTTTGTTGCCCTCCTTGCTTCTGCAAGGCAAGCTGCCAGAGTTACTTGTATGAGGATCAGTTCCAAAATTAGCTTTATGTATCTAAACTTACAGATTTGagttttccaatattttctgGCTTCTTATAATTTTTAGGGTACGATGTTTTAACTTTTTTACGCAAGTGTTAAAGATTTGTAGTACGAATGGTTTTGTTCTTACATAATTAGGacagtttttttcttccataactTGTTATGGCACAGAATAGTTTCGGCGGAAATTTTGTTCTTAATCTACCACAATTTTACTATTATGAAATAAAGTTTTAAGCAATTATCTATGTATACTGCCAACCATCCGCTTTATTTAGGGTATTAACCATGCCATTTCCTAAATGTAAGAGGAGCCAGTTTTCTCATTCCCTAAAGGATACAAGAGCAGTTACTGCATGTTCCTGGGGTTTAAGAGGAAATTCAATTTAATAAAATTTAGTTGGTATAATCTGTAAGGGATAACTCTTATTGCAGCTGGAGGAATTTCATCTCGAGGGGTCGCCGTGCCCATAAGCTGCTGCATTAATTGGGGGTAAGTATATAAACAAATTAAAGTCCTTTTATGGGACTTGAATTGAACATGAATTCAGCTCTTGAGAGGAAAGAATCTGACAACCCATAAGCTTTTTGTTGCCGCTAAGGAGAGGACAGTGAAATACATAACCAAGAATACGTAGAGGACAGAGGGACATCTTGTTTAGCTAGCATGAAGGCCCGTGTAGACGAGAGGAGACGTGAACAACTGAGCGGGTCAACGAGTCCACTCCAGCGGCGGCCCCACTCCCAGTGTGTCGGGAGTGTGGAGGtgtgcggtggtggtagtagggggCCAGTTTATCAGTCGCCTGCCATATCTTTCCAGGTTATTGCGATGACTGTATCCCTCGTGTTAAGCCTTAATTAATTCTTCCCACCAGTATTGTGCGTGTAATccgaggaggaagtgatggacACGAGGTGTTTTGAGATGGAGAGTGTACAGTAGCTACAGCTGATCTGGAAACACTTGATGGTAGTGTGTGAAGTGTCATGCTGTACTTTATCGTGAATGTTGTAATTTTCTAGTATGTGTAGGGAGCGAATAGTGTCACTAGTTTGAGTAATGAGTATTGTCGGTTTATCGATAGTGAGCGAGTGTCGGAATGTATTATGTCCGGGAAACTTGATTATCTAGAGAGGCGAGAGAGTTAGTCATGCTGTATTCTCTCCTGTAAACGGTAATTGTGtgtttagaggcagagtgagtgagtgtcatGCTATATTTTGTCCAGAAAATTACGTGGCTGTGTAGGTGAGGAGTGCCGTGTTTTGATCTGAATACTGCCATTGGATTAGtttggaggaggaatgggggtCATATTGTATGTCCTAGAAATTGTacgtggtagtgtgtgtgtgtgtgtgtgtgtttgtgtgaagaaaGGGATTTTTATAAGACAGGTGGTCATTTCTAGCCAGCAGAAACAAAGCTTGGATGTTATGTAATCGTCTGAAGAAATGGTCATTTCTAGCCAGCAGAAACAAAGCTTGGATGTTATGTAATCGTCTGAAGAAACAAAGCTTGtgtgttgtcatcatcattgacCTCGTTTTGGAACTTTcatgttagatttttttttcaaagtgatTACACAACAAGAGCTAAAagtgaaattaaggaaaattaaTCTAAACATAACCTAATATGGTAAAAGATATTGCCCGAATCATAACTTGGTCATTTAATCTCGACTGAACATGTCTTATCCATAGTTAACCTAAATAGAAAAGATTTTTAACAGCAATGTTTTTTCTTGGTTGAAAGAATTGATTTGATGCAAAGATAGAATTTTTTTCAGTAATACCCTTGTTTTTCACCTATGAAATTGAATATTGCTTTATCAGATTCATCAGTTTTATTCATTAAAATTCTCAGTAGGGAGGGGAAGCTGGTTTGGCCGTGAGGTGTGTGTCAGGACCAGGACAAGGTGGTTGGTGAGGCATGGATGCCACCGCTCCACTCTCCCCACCAGCGGACACTGTCATCCCACTCTGCCCTCCAGAAAACAAGGCCTTGCAGGACAGGGGTGAGCTGTATGTTCAGCAAATGTCAAGAATTTGTCTGCAGTTTTCTTAAGTTTATGAACAaagctttagtttttttttcataagtaacCTCATTAATATTCTTATTCATTAGTATGGTTAAATCTAATTGATGTAGAAGCTTAGTTCAGTCTCAAGATATAGACAATTGTTATCTAGAATTCTATGATGTTATTCTTGATAGGATTTCCATGTAAAATCTACTAATTGATGTAGTGAAAACTATGAATATGTAGACTCAAAGAAAGCTGAACTGAATTACCTACATGAGTTGTGTATAGAAATTCAGTATGACATTCTtgctttattcaatttttcatgTAATCTTGCACTGCAAGCAAGCTGTACAAACAAGTCTATTAATTTGTTGTGAGAGCTTAATTTGAAATTGCAGAAAGCCTAATTGAACAAGGTATACTCTTGAATTTAAAGCATTTTCATTTAATCTCCAATTTTGGAGAATCTATCTGCCCTTTCTGAGATTGGCACCTCTGTggatcttttttctatcttttgttaCCCTTTGCCAGTGTCCCTctcatgaataaaataaattagataGTCCTGAAATATT
This Portunus trituberculatus isolate SZX2019 chromosome 13, ASM1759143v1, whole genome shotgun sequence DNA region includes the following protein-coding sequences:
- the LOC123503179 gene encoding neural Wiskott-Aldrich syndrome protein-like → MCAMGGHGSQELPDGPKIREPTFLEELCQMGHLFDTMLTGYALRLRTPHRITREEMLKAMFHLRRQVPCLRMAFSGTGRDMWIQEASSENLDLEMVEHDSVDEVMAVMSRYRYVSRTGPLWCVKVLVGYPPNRAPVMPAENLPRPDTGLGTPSPEDQDQQPRPGGDGFGCEPLMPGDIIAVPLNNPHRCFILPPAALGQDVQYNPMMPEGGQIQDAFPPYAPDYAPPPNFVPPPDGVPPPDGVPPPTASRPPTASRPPTASRPPTASHPRSTLLITPHP
- the LOC123503173 gene encoding uncharacterized protein LOC123503173; this encodes MTRITRLSTGKKGQRQSFTGREKWWRQTTGKGHRHRHLTIWMKEEERLATTANTNIIASQEQEQQLHIQQHLHLQQLQIDDEEEAYGSGSGNGNGSGSGSGRDGARMSPANDSPDVLPVEVDPYRPDRMADALAREPRPPPASNLSASAAVPRVRHMSGQAFLPPAARAQAGATKPREEKRHGSVQGEVDIEQRKTGEQRKTGASAAAPATAVPKELGSARSSFIGTSNSGSPAFMDTTPSSLSSSPPRGISHVAGQVSTAGGGAVSSGNNLGAGAASATGAATAAASGAVTTVGGGVGGSVVSNPVGETVGGAVSLDNPVGESAGGNVGGVAADDPITSSVNPLGEAIGGSVIPGCESASGSGSSDHLFGENVGSGSSDNPIGEAVGSSGNSDNPVGEGVGGSANSDNPVGEAVGGAAANSDNPVGEAIGGSVSPLGDVGNVVQAQVDDGSFDGITNVVVGFHQGIADGHTAMRILGRLVKLLNDVIMDVEINDSVPLEGNLEDLYKELLQPRIELLRDDNLHEMMFEKMRAREKWESCMKCVFGEIAGGGGGGRRPHYYPCYHVLSLDAATTTQFLEKCVNENVGLRAAFSAIVNISLMDILTARDVIKDTYKFFSSHAINIRRFSNGLNDKDVNGCLFAPVHIRTPTPRHAADNFWEFVRRIHHDLNEVLDTDQALKELAVMELNPPGQREYDMLFMEPLPQMKDYFTYLLGDITEKLTDEQGPNVMVEFVEATMSRHKLGYACCHVLHIFQESLCITLNYSTRYLTEELGKEYMSNIYRRLYEVI